From a single Cytophagales bacterium WSM2-2 genomic region:
- a CDS encoding oxidoreductase: MIELIIVNTPNETHYSFVKEALKAGKHVVVEKPFTLTSKEAEELIDLSKAKNKVLTVFQSRRFDGDFMTLQNVLKQNLVGKVVEFEAHYDRFRNYIEANTWKEESAPGTGILYNLGSHMLDQVLLLFGKPSEVDARIGIQRPGGVVDDFYDIRLTYSGMLAIVKSSYLVREAGPRYILHGTNGSFVKCGLDPQEQDLKDGKTPDSPNWGQEEDRWWGKLNSTIDNTSVEKKIETLPGNYKMFYDNLCDAIRNKKPLIVKAEEAKEVIRLIETCYESNKQRRAIKF, from the coding sequence ATGATTGAGTTGATCATTGTTAACACACCCAATGAGACACATTACAGTTTTGTAAAAGAGGCTTTAAAAGCAGGCAAGCATGTAGTGGTTGAAAAACCATTTACTCTAACCTCAAAGGAGGCAGAAGAATTAATTGACTTGTCGAAAGCAAAGAACAAAGTCCTCACCGTATTTCAAAGCAGACGATTCGATGGAGATTTCATGACACTCCAAAACGTACTAAAGCAAAACCTTGTAGGGAAAGTTGTTGAGTTTGAAGCACACTACGATCGCTTTCGCAATTATATTGAGGCTAATACGTGGAAAGAAGAGTCTGCGCCTGGAACGGGAATTCTATATAATCTCGGTTCGCACATGCTGGACCAAGTGTTGTTGTTATTTGGCAAACCAAGTGAAGTTGATGCACGCATCGGAATTCAACGGCCGGGTGGAGTGGTCGATGATTTTTATGATATTCGGTTGACTTATTCCGGAATGCTCGCCATCGTGAAGTCGAGTTACCTGGTGCGTGAGGCAGGTCCCCGCTATATCCTTCATGGAACGAATGGCTCATTTGTAAAATGCGGCCTCGATCCGCAAGAGCAGGATTTGAAAGACGGTAAGACTCCTGACAGCCCAAACTGGGGACAAGAAGAAGATCGATGGTGGGGGAAGCTCAATAGTACGATAGACAATACATCGGTTGAAAAGAAAATAGAAACACTTCCGGGTAACTACAAAATGTTCTACGACAATCTATGCGATGCCATCCGGAATAAAAAGCCGTTGATAGTGAAGGCAGAAGAAGCCAAAGAAGTAATACGACTGATCGAGACTTGTTACGAAAGCAACAAGCAGAGGCGGGCGATTAAGTTTTAA
- a CDS encoding pectate lyase, giving the protein MINRIFLLSCLCWVSCVSDNSISSAQDVKTEGALAFPGADGFGKYTTGGRGGKVYVVSNLNDDGPGSLREAILKKETRIIVFAVSGTIALKSALNISSPNVTIAGQSAPGDGICIRNYPVKIIADNVIVRFIRFRLGDEARQQEDSFSGNSRNKNIIIDHCSMSWAVDECASFYRNKNFTLQWCIISESLNHSVHEKGDHGYGGIWGGEGATFHHNLLASHTSRLPRFSGSSTTPNSPEELVDFTNNVIYNWEGNSTYGGEKGRYNMVGNYYKPGPATKSSRPWMLNPFSPVGKFFLYGNYFFKDDVITKNNWRGVKFDHPDSARATVPFTVTFLPQQSAADAFEEVLKYAGASYRRDPIDSRIVDEVRSGKSVKGKKRNGIIDSQREVGGWPELKQLTPLADADQDGMPDDWETKNHLDPKDAGDAGRFDLSKGYSNIEVYLNELVKQ; this is encoded by the coding sequence ATGATAAACCGGATTTTCTTACTGTCTTGTCTTTGTTGGGTTTCTTGTGTTTCTGATAACTCTATTTCGTCAGCGCAAGATGTTAAGACCGAAGGTGCGCTGGCCTTTCCCGGAGCTGATGGCTTTGGCAAATACACTACTGGTGGTCGTGGTGGCAAGGTCTATGTCGTAAGCAATCTCAATGATGACGGGCCTGGCAGCTTGCGGGAAGCCATTCTCAAAAAAGAAACTCGCATTATCGTATTTGCAGTCTCAGGAACGATCGCCTTGAAATCAGCTTTGAACATTAGCAGTCCAAACGTAACTATTGCAGGACAATCTGCTCCCGGTGATGGAATTTGCATTCGTAATTACCCGGTGAAGATAATTGCTGATAATGTGATCGTTCGGTTTATCCGTTTCCGCCTGGGTGATGAAGCACGGCAGCAGGAGGATTCTTTTTCCGGAAACAGCCGCAACAAAAATATTATTATTGATCACTGCTCCATGAGTTGGGCTGTGGATGAGTGTGCTTCCTTTTATCGCAACAAAAATTTCACGCTCCAGTGGTGCATTATCTCGGAGAGTCTCAACCATTCAGTTCATGAAAAAGGAGATCATGGTTATGGTGGCATTTGGGGAGGTGAGGGTGCAACATTTCACCACAATTTGCTGGCAAGCCACACGAGTCGCCTTCCACGGTTCAGTGGATCATCAACAACACCTAATTCTCCTGAAGAGCTCGTAGACTTTACTAACAATGTGATCTACAATTGGGAAGGGAACAGTACTTATGGTGGAGAGAAAGGCAGGTACAACATGGTTGGCAATTATTATAAGCCAGGCCCGGCCACGAAGTCGTCAAGGCCATGGATGCTTAATCCGTTCTCACCGGTGGGAAAATTTTTTCTCTATGGAAATTATTTCTTCAAGGATGACGTGATCACCAAAAACAACTGGCGCGGTGTGAAATTCGATCACCCTGACTCAGCCCGTGCGACTGTACCTTTCACCGTGACATTCCTTCCGCAACAAAGCGCAGCAGATGCTTTTGAAGAAGTGTTGAAATATGCAGGCGCGAGCTACAGGCGTGATCCGATCGACAGCCGGATAGTGGATGAAGTGCGAAGCGGCAAGTCCGTTAAAGGAAAAAAAAGAAACGGCATTATTGATTCACAACGCGAAGTTGGAGGTTGGCCGGAACTGAAACAACTTACGCCATTAGCTGATGCCGACCAGGATGGGATGCCTGACGATTGGGAGACAAAAAATCACCTTGATCCAAAAGATGCAGGTGATGCAGGCCGGTTTGATTTGAGCAAAGGCTATAGCAACATTGAAGTGTACCTTAACGAATTGGTGAAGCAATGA
- a CDS encoding 2-dehydro-3-deoxygluconokinase produces the protein MTKPHKIVTLGEIMMRLSTPGSARFTQATNLNILYAGSEANVAASLALFGVKAEHITRFPDNDLGLAATQTLKRWGVDTSHIIYGPERMGLYFLENGNMQRSSRIVYDRFNSAFAHIKPGMINWSEVFKDASWFHWTGITPAISQGAADICLEALAAAKKAGLTISGDINYRRNLWQYGKTAQLVMPALIEHTQIVIAGITDMENSAKISGNTFEEACKNFVARFPNVKRIATTERNSISSSHNKILALLWNEKLLQSKEYDLTHIVDRVGAGDAFMAGLIYGLMTRQNDQQALEFATAACAWKHSVEGDVNIATVAEIDALVKGENVGKLLR, from the coding sequence ATGACTAAACCCCATAAAATAGTAACTCTGGGAGAGATCATGATGCGTTTATCAACACCTGGTAGCGCTCGATTCACTCAAGCAACCAACTTGAATATCCTTTATGCAGGATCAGAAGCAAACGTAGCTGCCTCACTGGCGCTGTTCGGAGTAAAAGCTGAACATATCACACGTTTCCCAGACAATGACTTGGGACTTGCAGCAACACAAACCCTGAAACGTTGGGGAGTTGATACTTCGCACATCATATACGGTCCGGAACGAATGGGTTTGTATTTCCTGGAAAACGGAAATATGCAACGCTCTTCACGAATTGTATATGACCGTTTCAACTCTGCCTTCGCGCACATCAAACCCGGCATGATCAACTGGAGCGAAGTCTTTAAAGATGCCTCCTGGTTTCATTGGACAGGAATTACACCCGCAATCTCACAAGGTGCAGCAGATATTTGTTTAGAAGCACTGGCTGCAGCAAAAAAAGCCGGGCTGACTATTTCGGGTGATATTAACTACAGGAGAAATCTCTGGCAGTATGGAAAGACAGCTCAGCTGGTAATGCCTGCGCTGATCGAACACACACAGATTGTCATTGCAGGAATTACGGACATGGAGAACAGTGCTAAAATTTCGGGGAATACATTCGAAGAGGCTTGCAAGAATTTTGTGGCTCGCTTTCCTAATGTAAAAAGAATAGCAACTACCGAGCGCAACTCGATCAGTTCATCGCATAATAAGATTTTGGCCTTGCTCTGGAATGAAAAACTTCTTCAATCCAAAGAATACGATTTAACACACATCGTTGACCGGGTAGGAGCAGGCGATGCTTTCATGGCCGGATTGATTTACGGGTTGATGACAAGACAGAACGACCAGCAGGCGTTGGAGTTTGCCACGGCAGCATGTGCCTGGAAACATTCTGTAGAAGGCGATGTAAATATCGCCACAGTAGCTGAAATCGATGCACTGGTAAAAGGCGAAAACGTTGGTAAACTTCTCAGATAA
- the exuT gene encoding hexuronate transporter → METQQQMGKYRWTICALVFFATTVNYLDRAVISLLKPVLSKEFTWDDGDYANIEIAFKLMYALGMLGAGRVIDKLGSKIGYLVATFTWSLAAVGHAFVQSTIGFIVARATLGVTESGNFPAAIKSVAEWFPKKERALATGIFNSGANVGAILAPATVPFIAEAWGWKWAFVITGSFGFIWLILWFMIYDKPEKHKNVSKEELAYINSDKEEASANNEEKVSWFKLLTFRQTWAFVLGKFITDPIWWFYLFWLPDFLVSQYGLTGTEVSMPVAIVYIISTFGSVGGGWLPLKLIRSNWPVFKARKTSMLVYAISVLPIVFAQVLGEMNMWFAVIVIGLATSSHQAWSANIFTTVSDMFPKKAVASVTGIGGMFGGMGGILLTLLVQKNMFVYYRSVGQIETAYLIMFFICGGAYLLAWTVMHLLIPKMEPVKL, encoded by the coding sequence GTGGAGACACAACAACAAATGGGAAAGTATCGATGGACGATCTGTGCGTTGGTATTCTTTGCTACAACAGTCAACTACCTCGATCGGGCGGTGATCAGTTTGCTGAAGCCCGTTTTGTCCAAGGAGTTTACCTGGGACGATGGCGACTACGCCAATATTGAGATTGCCTTTAAGCTCATGTACGCGCTCGGAATGCTTGGCGCAGGCCGTGTCATCGACAAGCTTGGCAGTAAGATCGGATACCTGGTAGCAACATTCACGTGGAGTCTGGCAGCCGTTGGGCATGCTTTTGTGCAAAGTACCATCGGGTTCATTGTGGCGCGTGCCACACTGGGTGTGACTGAGTCAGGCAATTTTCCAGCAGCTATTAAGTCTGTTGCAGAGTGGTTTCCCAAAAAAGAACGAGCACTGGCTACAGGTATATTCAACTCAGGAGCCAATGTCGGAGCTATCCTGGCGCCTGCTACAGTTCCCTTCATTGCAGAAGCCTGGGGGTGGAAGTGGGCATTCGTGATCACCGGATCATTCGGTTTCATTTGGCTCATCTTGTGGTTCATGATCTACGACAAACCCGAAAAGCACAAGAACGTGTCGAAGGAGGAATTGGCCTACATTAACAGCGACAAAGAAGAAGCATCGGCCAACAATGAAGAGAAAGTGTCGTGGTTTAAACTGCTGACTTTCAGACAAACATGGGCATTCGTTTTAGGTAAATTTATCACAGATCCAATCTGGTGGTTCTATCTTTTCTGGCTACCGGACTTTCTGGTCAGCCAATACGGACTCACCGGTACAGAGGTGTCGATGCCTGTTGCAATCGTGTATATCATATCCACTTTTGGAAGTGTTGGTGGTGGTTGGCTACCGCTGAAGCTCATCAGGAGCAACTGGCCTGTATTTAAAGCACGCAAGACATCCATGCTCGTTTATGCAATTTCCGTTTTACCCATCGTATTTGCGCAAGTGCTTGGCGAGATGAATATGTGGTTTGCGGTGATCGTCATCGGCTTGGCTACATCATCACACCAGGCATGGAGCGCCAACATATTTACCACCGTATCTGACATGTTTCCCAAAAAAGCCGTGGCTTCCGTTACCGGCATTGGCGGTATGTTCGGTGGGATGGGTGGGATTTTGCTCACGCTGCTTGTACAGAAAAACATGTTCGTATACTACCGAAGCGTTGGTCAGATCGAAACGGCTTACCTGATCATGTTCTTTATCTGCGGTGGAGCTTATCTGCTGGCATGGACAGTAATGCATTTGTTAATCCCGAAGATGGAACCGGTTAAGTTGTAA
- a CDS encoding bifunctional 4-hydroxy-2-oxoglutarate aldolase/2-dehydro-3-deoxy-phosphogluconate aldolase — protein sequence MPFTNEQIVNAMRTTRLVPLFSDDNAETVQQVVQAIYKGGIRVFEFTNRKKNSFEVFQHLISQRKSYPEMMLGVGTVMDGSTAKKFIDAGADFIISPILKPEMADVCKKHDKHWIPGCATLTEIVTAQEHGAEVIKVFPGSVLGPGFVSAIMPVVPDLQLMITGGVEPNEKNLSTWFNAGAMCVGLGSQLFTKEIMGSKDWSQLQRKSEEALTIIQQLKK from the coding sequence ATGCCATTTACGAACGAACAAATAGTTAATGCGATGAGGACCACCCGCCTCGTCCCTCTCTTCTCGGATGATAATGCAGAGACAGTTCAACAGGTGGTGCAAGCCATTTACAAAGGAGGTATTCGTGTTTTCGAGTTTACGAATCGAAAGAAGAACTCGTTTGAAGTCTTTCAGCATTTGATTAGTCAGCGTAAATCCTATCCTGAAATGATGTTGGGAGTAGGGACAGTTATGGATGGATCAACTGCTAAAAAGTTCATCGATGCAGGAGCCGATTTCATTATCTCACCGATATTGAAACCTGAGATGGCAGATGTTTGCAAGAAGCATGATAAGCATTGGATACCGGGTTGCGCTACACTCACCGAAATTGTCACAGCCCAAGAACACGGTGCGGAAGTGATCAAAGTATTTCCCGGTTCGGTATTAGGTCCCGGTTTTGTTTCGGCAATTATGCCGGTGGTTCCGGATCTTCAATTGATGATTACGGGAGGAGTGGAGCCGAATGAAAAAAATCTTAGCACCTGGTTTAACGCCGGAGCCATGTGTGTAGGCTTAGGCTCACAGTTGTTTACCAAAGAAATTATGGGAAGTAAAGACTGGAGCCAACTCCAGCGGAAATCTGAAGAAGCACTGACAATTATTCAGCAATTGAAAAAATAA
- a CDS encoding glycoside hydrolase → MKHILLLIGCCFATSLFPQDNYVSQVWAADLGNGSYKNPVLHADYSDPDAIRVGDDFYMTASSFDAVPGLPILHSKDLVNWRIIGHALKRQVPVEYYSKTQHGNGVWAPAIRYHNNEFYIYYPDPDFGIYMVKSKAPEVGWSEPVLVEGGKGLIDPCPLWDGDGKNYLVHAYAGSRAGIKSVLVIKRLSEDGSRVIDEGKIIYDGHEIDPTIEGPKFYKRNGYYYIFAPAGGVSTGWQLALRSKNIYGPYERKIIMDRGSTSINGPHQGAWVNTASGEDWFLHFQDKEVYGRVVHLQPMTWKNDWPITGFDKDGDGKGEPVSTYKKPDVGKFPIHTPAESDEFNSGKLGLQWQWQANPKSTWYFLNESTGSLRLYSQMELPEARNLWEVPNLLMQKFPSEEFTVITKMVFHPNTKLEGEKAGLLVMGQSYAHLSLKSTKTGTQLVYAVAKGADAGNAEEEIIISPAKKQEIVLRITVAKGGMCTFSYSWDGEKYESINDTFQAKAGKWIGAKIGLYCTRSSQTNDSGYVDIDWFRVMK, encoded by the coding sequence ATGAAGCATATTCTTCTGCTAATCGGCTGCTGTTTTGCAACGAGTCTTTTCCCGCAAGACAACTACGTATCACAAGTGTGGGCAGCTGACTTGGGAAATGGTTCCTATAAAAATCCGGTTCTTCACGCTGACTATTCCGATCCGGATGCAATAAGAGTAGGTGATGATTTTTATATGACTGCTTCCAGTTTCGATGCTGTCCCAGGCTTGCCGATACTTCATTCCAAAGACTTAGTGAATTGGCGCATTATTGGGCATGCATTGAAACGCCAGGTACCGGTCGAATACTATTCAAAGACACAGCACGGAAATGGTGTGTGGGCTCCAGCGATTCGCTATCATAACAACGAGTTTTATATTTATTATCCAGATCCTGATTTTGGTATTTATATGGTCAAGTCGAAAGCACCTGAAGTTGGATGGAGCGAACCTGTTTTAGTCGAAGGAGGAAAAGGTTTGATCGATCCATGCCCGCTTTGGGATGGGGATGGAAAAAATTACCTGGTACACGCTTATGCCGGAAGTAGAGCGGGCATCAAAAGTGTATTGGTTATAAAGCGACTAAGCGAAGATGGATCTCGCGTGATCGATGAGGGGAAAATCATTTATGATGGTCATGAAATCGATCCCACGATTGAAGGTCCGAAGTTTTATAAGCGAAACGGGTATTACTACATATTCGCGCCTGCTGGTGGAGTTTCAACCGGATGGCAATTAGCCTTGCGATCGAAAAACATTTACGGACCCTACGAAAGAAAAATTATAATGGACCGGGGATCGACCAGTATCAATGGTCCGCATCAAGGTGCCTGGGTGAACACAGCATCGGGTGAAGATTGGTTTCTGCATTTTCAGGATAAGGAAGTTTATGGGCGTGTAGTTCATCTTCAGCCAATGACTTGGAAGAATGATTGGCCGATTACTGGATTCGATAAAGACGGTGATGGTAAAGGCGAACCGGTTTCCACTTACAAAAAGCCTGACGTTGGGAAATTTCCGATACATACTCCGGCAGAGAGTGACGAATTCAATTCAGGAAAACTGGGACTTCAATGGCAATGGCAAGCGAACCCCAAATCGACCTGGTACTTTTTGAATGAGTCAACAGGCTCGCTGCGGCTGTACTCACAAATGGAGTTACCTGAAGCACGGAATTTGTGGGAAGTTCCAAATCTATTGATGCAAAAATTTCCGTCTGAGGAATTTACGGTAATAACTAAGATGGTGTTTCATCCGAATACAAAATTGGAAGGTGAAAAGGCCGGATTGTTAGTAATGGGGCAGAGCTATGCACACCTGTCGCTGAAGAGCACAAAAACTGGTACCCAACTCGTATATGCGGTTGCAAAGGGGGCAGATGCCGGTAATGCAGAAGAAGAGATTATTATTTCTCCAGCAAAGAAACAGGAAATCGTCCTGCGTATTACTGTTGCAAAAGGAGGGATGTGTACATTCAGTTATAGCTGGGATGGTGAGAAATACGAGAGCATTAATGATACATTTCAAGCCAAAGCCGGAAAATGGATTGGCGCGAAAATTGGTTTGTATTGTACAAGATCTTCTCAGACCAATGACTCAGGTTATGTCGATATCGACTGGTTTAGAGTTATGAAGTAA
- a CDS encoding dehydratase: MSNRFLKIHPADNVWVALTDLKAGETLSLPSSPLKLINDIPAKHKFVERDLQPEDEITMYGIVVGKAMQLIKAGGAIATHNTKHKSATFSGKTKTYSWTPPDASKFRNKTFDGYHRADGQVGTANYWLLIPLVFCENRNINVIRQAFEEGLGFGKPDPYKNYVNELARLYAAGKSDSISGASMQVVQSNNSTRIFKNIDGVKMLLHEGGCGGTRQDANTLCALLAGYIHNPNVAGATILSLGCQNAEVKIIQEKLKAVDPEGKKPVIILDQQLTGTEQDLLSLAIQKTFLALIEANKNERKPAPLSKLTVGLKCGGSDGFSGISANPAIGHTSDLLVALGGSTILSEFPELCGVEQELINRCENETDGELFIKLMRTYASSAEAVGSGFDMNPSPGNIKDGLITDAMKSAGAAKKGGTAPVADVLQYAEYIKKPGLNLLCTPGNDVESTTGTTGSGAQIILFTTGLGTPTGNPVSQVIKLSSNTRLAEKMPDIIDFNTGSIITGEKTISQVGEEILNFIIEVASGRIAAKAVELGQDDFIPWKRGVSL; encoded by the coding sequence ATGTCAAACCGATTTCTCAAAATTCATCCCGCTGATAATGTTTGGGTTGCACTCACCGACCTCAAGGCTGGTGAGACGTTATCCCTCCCCTCATCTCCGCTCAAACTAATCAACGATATTCCCGCTAAACACAAATTTGTCGAACGGGATCTTCAGCCTGAGGATGAAATCACGATGTATGGAATAGTTGTAGGCAAAGCTATGCAACTGATCAAGGCGGGCGGTGCCATCGCTACACATAACACTAAACATAAGTCGGCTACTTTTTCCGGGAAGACAAAAACTTATTCATGGACCCCACCGGATGCTTCCAAATTCAGGAACAAAACTTTTGACGGCTATCATCGAGCAGACGGACAAGTGGGAACAGCTAACTACTGGCTCCTTATCCCTTTGGTTTTTTGCGAGAACAGAAATATAAATGTAATCCGTCAAGCATTTGAAGAAGGACTTGGCTTTGGAAAACCTGATCCATATAAAAACTATGTAAATGAACTCGCCCGTCTTTATGCCGCAGGCAAATCAGATTCTATTTCAGGCGCATCAATGCAAGTAGTGCAATCAAATAACAGTACTCGAATCTTCAAAAATATAGATGGTGTAAAAATGCTGCTTCACGAAGGCGGCTGCGGAGGCACGCGACAGGATGCAAATACGTTGTGCGCACTTCTGGCCGGGTACATACACAACCCGAATGTAGCGGGTGCCACCATCTTAAGTCTTGGATGTCAGAACGCGGAAGTCAAAATCATCCAGGAGAAATTAAAAGCGGTTGATCCGGAAGGTAAAAAGCCTGTGATCATCCTCGACCAGCAGCTAACAGGTACTGAACAAGACCTACTAAGTCTCGCCATACAAAAAACCTTCCTGGCTCTTATTGAAGCCAATAAGAATGAACGCAAGCCTGCCCCACTGAGCAAACTAACTGTTGGATTGAAATGCGGTGGATCAGATGGCTTCTCAGGCATCTCTGCTAATCCTGCCATTGGTCACACTTCCGATTTGCTGGTTGCCCTTGGTGGAAGTACCATTTTGTCTGAGTTCCCTGAATTGTGTGGCGTTGAGCAAGAGCTGATCAACCGTTGCGAAAATGAAACTGACGGAGAATTATTCATCAAGCTCATGCGCACTTATGCCAGTTCAGCAGAAGCAGTGGGGTCCGGATTTGATATGAACCCTTCTCCCGGCAACATCAAGGATGGCCTGATAACGGATGCAATGAAATCGGCAGGCGCTGCCAAAAAGGGAGGCACCGCCCCGGTAGCAGATGTTTTGCAATATGCTGAATACATCAAAAAACCAGGGCTTAATTTGTTATGCACTCCGGGCAATGACGTAGAAAGTACGACAGGCACTACCGGTTCCGGAGCCCAGATCATTTTATTTACAACAGGCCTAGGAACACCAACCGGCAACCCGGTTTCTCAAGTGATCAAATTATCATCCAATACGCGTCTGGCAGAAAAGATGCCGGATATCATTGACTTCAATACCGGATCTATTATCACAGGAGAAAAAACCATCAGCCAGGTGGGAGAAGAAATCCTAAACTTCATTATCGAAGTAGCAAGCGGAAGAATTGCAGCTAAAGCAGTGGAGTTAGGGCAGGATGATTTTATTCCGTGGAAGCGGGGTGTGTCGTTGTAG
- a CDS encoding glycoside hydrolase, protein MKSLAGILFALLIAGSAWSQSASGIYDDLGFKMQKVAEPSFPNNAVSIKDFGAVPGGSTNNTKAFADAIDAISKKGGGKVIIPRGIWLTGPIQLKSNINLYSEEGALIIFSKNYDEYPLIETSFEGLNTVRCLSPIYGKGLENIAITGRGVFDGSGEAWRPVKKSKLTGDEWKKLTASGGLLNEAKNTWYPTEKSLKGARATENFNVPSNLKSKEEWESVKDFLRPVMVSLVNCKRVMLDGPTFQNSPAWCLHPLMSEEVTLRNLTVRNPWYSQNGDGLDLESCKNVVIEKCNFDVGDDAICFKSGKDKDGRLRAMPTQNVIVDNCIVYHGHGGFVVGSEMSGGVKNVKVANCTFIGTDVGLRFKSTRGRGGVVENIYIDNISMIDIPAEALLFDLYYGGNSPVPTVEEKTIDKEKLAAMVPPVTEETPAFNNIFINNVMCKGAGRAVFLQGLPEMNLKNIKLNNVRIEADKGIEIVDADGIEMKNVFVSATKGPAVQMKNVKNTSFASFSSKADEGVKISGDLTANISFKKQDFKNAEQQIVLSAEVNKKNVKID, encoded by the coding sequence ATGAAATCTTTAGCAGGAATTCTTTTTGCTCTTTTGATCGCAGGATCGGCATGGTCGCAATCAGCCAGTGGCATCTATGATGATCTCGGGTTCAAGATGCAGAAAGTGGCTGAGCCTTCATTTCCCAACAACGCTGTTTCAATAAAAGACTTCGGTGCGGTACCTGGTGGATCGACAAATAATACAAAAGCATTCGCGGATGCGATAGATGCCATTTCAAAGAAAGGTGGCGGCAAAGTAATTATTCCCCGTGGGATTTGGCTTACCGGCCCTATTCAGTTGAAGAGCAATATCAATCTCTACAGCGAAGAAGGAGCGTTGATCATCTTCAGTAAGAACTACGATGAATATCCTCTGATTGAAACTTCATTTGAAGGATTAAATACCGTTCGATGCCTTTCGCCCATTTACGGCAAGGGATTAGAAAATATTGCGATTACCGGTCGTGGTGTGTTTGACGGATCAGGTGAAGCATGGCGCCCGGTAAAAAAATCTAAACTGACGGGAGATGAATGGAAGAAATTGACAGCTTCGGGTGGGTTGTTGAATGAAGCCAAAAACACCTGGTATCCCACAGAGAAATCACTTAAAGGAGCAAGGGCCACTGAGAATTTCAATGTGCCCTCAAATTTAAAATCAAAAGAGGAATGGGAATCAGTGAAAGACTTTTTAAGGCCCGTGATGGTGAGCCTGGTGAATTGCAAGCGCGTGATGCTGGATGGCCCCACGTTCCAAAATTCACCCGCCTGGTGTCTGCATCCACTAATGAGTGAGGAAGTAACGTTACGGAATCTTACGGTTCGCAATCCGTGGTACTCGCAAAACGGAGATGGCCTTGATCTCGAATCATGTAAAAACGTGGTGATCGAGAAATGCAATTTTGATGTGGGCGATGACGCGATCTGTTTTAAGTCAGGAAAAGATAAAGACGGAAGGCTACGTGCAATGCCAACGCAAAACGTGATCGTTGACAACTGCATCGTCTATCACGGCCATGGTGGTTTTGTGGTAGGCAGCGAAATGTCTGGTGGGGTGAAAAATGTGAAAGTGGCGAACTGCACTTTTATTGGTACGGATGTCGGGCTTCGTTTTAAGAGTACACGGGGCAGGGGCGGTGTAGTGGAAAATATCTACATCGACAATATTTCAATGATCGACATCCCCGCCGAAGCACTACTGTTCGACTTGTATTATGGCGGTAACTCGCCCGTTCCCACAGTTGAGGAGAAAACAATTGATAAAGAGAAACTCGCAGCGATGGTTCCTCCTGTTACGGAAGAAACGCCTGCCTTCAATAACATCTTTATCAACAATGTGATGTGCAAGGGCGCAGGTCGTGCTGTCTTTCTCCAAGGTCTTCCGGAAATGAACCTGAAGAATATCAAGCTTAACAACGTTCGTATTGAAGCTGATAAAGGCATTGAAATCGTTGACGCTGATGGTATTGAAATGAAGAATGTATTTGTGTCTGCAACGAAAGGGCCTGCTGTGCAAATGAAGAACGTGAAGAACACATCCTTTGCCAGTTTTAGTTCGAAGGCTGATGAAGGTGTGAAAATCAGCGGTGACTTGACTGCAAATATTTCATTTAAAAAGCAGGATTTTAAGAATGCAGAACAACAGATTGTTCTGAGTGCCGAGGTAAATAAGAAGAATGTTAAGATTGATTGA